One segment of Vagococcus martis DNA contains the following:
- a CDS encoding MetQ/NlpA family ABC transporter substrate-binding protein, producing MKKFVGYIVAVAAVLLVITGCGSGNKEATSESKDGKEVTVKLGVVGSDTDVWDDVQKRLKDEGINLEYVKFTDYSQPNVALDSGDIDLNSFQHQIFLDNFNKEHGTDLVSIGNTVNAPLGIYSEKIKDVKELKDGDTISIPNDVTNGGRALLLLQTAGLIKVDPAKKQSPTVSDITENKLNLNIEELDASQTPRSLQDVAAAIINSGVAVDAGYNPTKDAIFLEPVDDTSKPYVNIIVARKEDEDNETYQKIVDAYQTEDTKKVIEETSKGSSIPAWDTFGKK from the coding sequence ATGAAAAAATTTGTCGGATATATCGTAGCAGTTGCAGCAGTATTATTAGTTATTACAGGGTGTGGTTCAGGTAATAAAGAGGCGACATCTGAGTCAAAAGATGGAAAAGAAGTGACAGTAAAATTAGGTGTTGTCGGATCAGACACAGATGTTTGGGATGATGTGCAAAAGAGATTAAAAGATGAAGGAATTAATCTAGAATATGTAAAATTTACTGATTATAGTCAACCAAACGTGGCTTTAGATAGTGGTGATATTGATTTAAACTCATTCCAACATCAAATCTTTTTAGATAACTTTAATAAAGAACATGGGACAGATTTAGTATCAATTGGGAATACAGTGAATGCACCTTTGGGAATCTATTCAGAAAAAATTAAAGATGTTAAAGAACTAAAAGATGGAGATACAATCTCTATTCCAAATGATGTAACAAATGGGGGACGTGCATTATTACTTCTTCAAACAGCAGGGTTAATCAAAGTTGATCCAGCCAAAAAACAATCACCAACAGTGAGTGATATTACAGAGAATAAATTGAATTTAAACATTGAAGAATTAGATGCTTCTCAAACACCTCGTTCTTTACAAGATGTTGCAGCAGCTATTATCAATAGTGGTGTGGCAGTAGATGCTGGATACAATCCAACGAAAGATGCGATATTCTTAGAACCAGTAGATGATACATCAAAACCATATGTCAATATTATTGTGGCAAGAAAAGAAGATGAAGATAATGAAACATACCAAAAAATAGTAGATGCTTATCAAACAGAAGATACGAAAAAAGTGATTGAAGAAACATCTAAAGGCTCAAGTATTCCAGCTTGGGATACATTTGGTAAAAAATAA
- a CDS encoding metal-dependent hydrolase — MKVGYHGHSVISIETNDGTRLIIDPFITGNDLTDLVLDDIDVDYIFITHGHADHIGDMVYLAKRTKAQVVAIPEVCHFATSQGIENIHHMNIGGSFNFPFGRVKMVFAQHSSGYEFNGEMIYMGEPAGFLFEIDGKTIYHAGDTAFYSDLSLLADDVQIDVAFLPIGDNFTMGIKDAVKAARIINANVNIPIHYNTFPVIEQDPKHFVNSLPKDKGKVLQSGEFIEY; from the coding sequence ATGAAAGTAGGATATCATGGTCACTCGGTAATTAGTATAGAAACAAACGATGGTACACGATTAATAATTGATCCATTTATCACTGGAAATGATTTGACAGACTTAGTATTAGATGACATAGATGTAGATTATATTTTTATAACTCATGGTCATGCAGATCACATAGGCGATATGGTTTATTTAGCTAAAAGAACGAAAGCACAAGTTGTGGCAATTCCTGAAGTATGTCATTTTGCGACGAGTCAAGGAATTGAAAACATACACCATATGAATATTGGCGGAAGTTTTAATTTTCCATTTGGCCGAGTAAAAATGGTATTTGCTCAACATAGTTCTGGCTATGAGTTTAATGGTGAGATGATTTATATGGGTGAGCCAGCCGGATTTTTATTTGAGATTGATGGCAAAACGATCTATCATGCTGGAGATACGGCTTTTTATAGTGATTTATCATTGTTAGCGGATGATGTTCAAATCGATGTCGCTTTTTTACCGATTGGTGACAATTTTACGATGGGAATAAAAGATGCAGTGAAGGCAGCTAGAATAATCAATGCCAATGTTAATATCCCTATTCATTACAATACGTTTCCAGTTATAGAACAAGACCCAAAACACTTTGTTAATTCGTTACCTAAAGATAAGGGAAAAGTGCTTCAATCAGGAGAATTTATTGAATATTAA
- a CDS encoding RrF2 family transcriptional regulator: MKLTNATEQALAIMALLSTQEKDVPVSSIAIYQKLSVSSSYIRKLLRKLVVSNIIEGVSGNNGGFYIKKDLSEITLLNIVEAIEEPFHSFPKIGVLERAFSDFTEIAQTGDEQIAECFAKADKKWNEELGRITVKDILSDVFREYGEIPHRNWNDFIEDEGSVQC; encoded by the coding sequence TTGAAGCTAACCAATGCAACGGAACAAGCTTTGGCAATTATGGCATTATTATCAACTCAGGAAAAAGATGTTCCTGTGTCATCAATAGCAATTTATCAGAAACTATCTGTTTCTTCTTCGTATATTAGAAAGCTACTAAGGAAACTCGTCGTGTCGAATATAATAGAAGGTGTTTCCGGCAATAACGGTGGATTTTATATAAAAAAAGATTTATCAGAAATTACGTTATTAAATATTGTCGAAGCAATAGAAGAGCCATTTCATTCATTTCCCAAGATAGGTGTTTTAGAAAGAGCATTCAGTGATTTTACTGAAATTGCTCAAACGGGTGATGAACAGATAGCTGAGTGTTTTGCAAAAGCAGATAAAAAATGGAATGAAGAATTAGGAAGAATAACAGTCAAAGATATATTATCTGATGTATTTCGAGAATATGGCGAAATACCACATCGAAATTGGAATGATTTTATAGAAGATGAGGGGTCAGTTCAATGTTAA
- the phnE gene encoding phosphonate ABC transporter, permease protein PhnE, with the protein MDSPATIALSQQKSIKKRITGVLLFAVVAYSFIYLKVNPLTPFVTLPSVFSFFGENFFPPNFTGFSSYVSLIIETLLFAVVGTYISAILSFVFGLLMAESINPFAPVRIIIRFIVSFIRNIPVLVWASLLVYIFGIGNMVGLLALIIATFGFLTRSYAEEMNNIADSKLEALKATGASPAQLLVHGIIPAFFPSWINWTFFSFEINIRASAILGMVGAGGIGIMIQTNIRLFKYKEAMALILILVILVLLTEFVVNKLRKWIL; encoded by the coding sequence ATGGATAGTCCAGCAACAATTGCTTTAAGTCAACAAAAGAGCATAAAAAAAAGAATTACAGGTGTGTTGTTATTTGCCGTTGTGGCGTATTCTTTTATTTATTTAAAAGTGAATCCATTAACACCATTTGTCACGTTACCTAGTGTGTTTTCGTTCTTTGGTGAGAATTTTTTTCCACCAAATTTCACTGGTTTTTCGAGTTATGTGTCATTGATAATCGAAACATTATTATTTGCAGTTGTCGGTACATATATTTCTGCTATTTTATCATTTGTTTTTGGGTTATTGATGGCTGAATCAATCAACCCATTTGCACCAGTAAGAATCATCATACGATTTATTGTATCGTTCATCCGTAATATTCCAGTTTTAGTATGGGCATCTTTGCTTGTGTATATTTTTGGGATAGGGAATATGGTCGGTTTATTAGCGTTAATTATTGCGACATTTGGATTTTTAACTAGGTCTTATGCTGAAGAGATGAACAATATTGCTGATAGTAAATTAGAAGCATTAAAAGCGACTGGTGCATCTCCTGCTCAGTTATTGGTTCATGGAATTATTCCAGCGTTTTTCCCTTCATGGATTAACTGGACATTTTTCTCTTTTGAAATTAATATTCGTGCATCAGCTATTTTAGGAATGGTAGGTGCTGGTGGTATTGGTATCATGATTCAAACAAATATCCGACTATTTAAATACAAAGAAGCGATGGCTTTAATTTTAATATTAGTTATCTTAGTATTATTGACAGAATTTGTTGTAAATAAACTAAGAAAATGGATTTTATAG
- the phnC gene encoding phosphonate ABC transporter ATP-binding protein — MTLLEIKNVNKEYKAGQKALNNVSLSIDEGEFVVIIGPSGAGKSTLIRIINQLVAPTSGDVIFKDQSISSAKGKELRRLRSHIGMIFQHYNLIERTNVLKNVLHGKLGQVSFFTSAFGRYSQENRSTAMDLLKQVGLEDQAYKRADELSGGQMQRVGICRALMQNPALILADEPIASLDPKSSEVVMTQLKDITESKGVTTIVNLHQVDVAKKFATRIIGVRKGEIVFDGKPSELTDDMIETIYNNDLSQAGNIKSIPVVSMPQEEGQVYG, encoded by the coding sequence ATGACTTTATTAGAAATTAAAAACGTAAATAAAGAGTATAAAGCAGGACAAAAAGCATTAAACAATGTCTCATTGTCAATTGATGAAGGTGAATTTGTCGTAATCATTGGCCCTTCTGGTGCAGGTAAATCAACATTAATTCGTATTATTAATCAACTTGTTGCACCAACATCAGGTGACGTCATTTTTAAAGACCAATCAATTTCAAGTGCAAAAGGAAAAGAACTAAGACGATTGCGTTCGCATATCGGGATGATTTTTCAACACTATAATTTGATTGAACGCACAAATGTTTTAAAAAATGTGCTTCACGGAAAACTTGGTCAAGTATCATTTTTTACTAGTGCTTTTGGTCGTTATTCTCAAGAAAATAGAAGTACAGCAATGGATTTATTAAAACAAGTCGGATTAGAAGATCAAGCATACAAACGAGCCGATGAATTGTCAGGCGGACAGATGCAACGTGTTGGGATTTGTCGTGCCTTAATGCAAAATCCTGCACTGATTTTAGCTGATGAACCAATTGCGTCTCTTGATCCTAAATCATCTGAAGTAGTTATGACACAATTAAAAGATATTACAGAATCAAAAGGCGTAACAACGATTGTAAACTTGCATCAAGTTGACGTTGCGAAAAAATTTGCGACTCGTATTATTGGTGTAAGAAAAGGTGAGATTGTGTTTGATGGTAAACCGTCTGAGTTAACTGATGACATGATTGAAACAATCTACAATAATGACTTATCTCAAGCTGGAAACATTAAAAGTATTCCTGTAGTGTCAATGCCTCAGGAGGAGGGTCAAGTATATGGATAG
- a CDS encoding PhnE/PtxC family ABC transporter permease, which yields MKDIPLIQKNDRIRTIFITIGAILLFIVSVSFLNLDMATFMSRFEQSGEVIKHFLVIDASDLGTVFSELLLSLSMAVASLVLGAIISFILACLGADNISPLPFLSAVIKGIMSVIRAIPSLVWILMIVASLGFGSLAGIIGMMFPTVGYLTKSFISSIEEVPAQVIETMKSTGANWFQLIQEGILPNVSKSFLNWLAIRVEGNVAESISLGMVGAGGIGTLLTRAISSYDYGRITFIVLVIFSTMFAVEMFVTRAKKAI from the coding sequence GTGAAAGATATTCCATTAATACAAAAGAATGATAGAATTCGAACTATTTTTATTACTATAGGAGCAATTTTACTATTTATTGTGAGTGTCAGTTTTTTAAATTTAGACATGGCAACATTCATGTCAAGATTTGAACAATCAGGTGAAGTAATCAAACACTTTCTTGTAATAGATGCTTCTGATTTAGGGACAGTATTTTCAGAACTATTATTGTCATTGTCAATGGCAGTAGCATCACTTGTTTTAGGAGCGATAATTTCATTTATCTTAGCTTGTTTAGGGGCAGATAATATCTCACCACTACCATTTTTATCGGCAGTAATTAAAGGAATCATGTCGGTGATTCGTGCGATTCCATCACTTGTTTGGATTTTAATGATTGTTGCCAGTTTAGGATTTGGTTCACTTGCTGGAATTATCGGTATGATGTTCCCGACAGTTGGTTATTTAACAAAATCATTTATTAGTAGTATCGAAGAAGTTCCAGCACAAGTGATTGAAACCATGAAATCAACTGGAGCAAACTGGTTCCAACTAATTCAAGAAGGGATTTTACCAAATGTTTCCAAGTCATTTTTAAACTGGTTAGCCATCCGTGTTGAAGGAAACGTAGCAGAATCTATTTCACTCGGGATGGTAGGTGCTGGAGGGATTGGGACGTTATTAACTCGAGCAATCAGTAGCTATGATTATGGAAGAATCACATTTATCGTGTTAGTTATCTTCAGTACAATGTTTGCTGTAGAAATGTTTGTAACACGAGCAAAAAAAGCAATTTAA
- a CDS encoding methionine ABC transporter permease, which produces MQGLIEKYLPNVSQIPDEFKQATIETLYMSFWTAIIAGIFGLIFGVVLVVTRPGGLLEQKYLYHLLDKIVNVVRSIPFIILLALLNVVTRVIAGTTIGATAALVPLVAGVVPFFARQIEVALLEVDPGVIEAAEAMGTSPLGIIFRVYLKEGLPGIVRVSALTIINVIGLTAMAGAVGAGGLGNLAISRGHNRFQSDVTWAALIIILLIVFICQGISNFIIKKISH; this is translated from the coding sequence ATGCAAGGGTTAATTGAAAAATATCTACCAAATGTTAGTCAAATTCCAGATGAATTTAAGCAAGCGACTATTGAAACATTATACATGTCTTTTTGGACAGCAATTATTGCGGGAATATTTGGTTTGATATTTGGTGTTGTTTTAGTCGTCACTCGACCAGGTGGATTATTAGAACAAAAATATTTGTATCACCTATTAGATAAAATTGTGAATGTGGTTCGTTCCATACCATTTATCATCTTACTGGCTTTATTAAATGTTGTGACACGTGTCATTGCAGGAACAACAATCGGTGCAACAGCAGCACTTGTGCCACTTGTTGCAGGAGTTGTCCCATTTTTTGCAAGACAGATTGAAGTCGCATTACTCGAAGTTGACCCAGGAGTTATTGAGGCGGCTGAAGCCATGGGGACAAGTCCTTTAGGAATTATCTTTAGAGTGTATTTAAAAGAAGGTTTGCCAGGTATTGTCAGAGTTTCAGCCCTCACGATTATCAATGTAATTGGGTTAACAGCGATGGCTGGAGCAGTTGGTGCTGGAGGGTTAGGGAATCTAGCCATATCAAGAGGTCATAATAGATTTCAAAGTGATGTCACTTGGGCAGCGTTGATTATTATTTTATTAATCGTATTTATTTGTCAGGGAATCAGTAACTTTATCATAAAGAAAATAAGTCATTAA
- the phnD gene encoding phosphate/phosphite/phosphonate ABC transporter substrate-binding protein has protein sequence MKKKLLYGLAALVSVGLLTACGSSSADSKKEDGMPDKVTIVTMPDENNPAAGGKNEKFQKDLSEAIGLPVEIMEGADYAVGIEAMKNKKLDVLLVSPMSYFQAKQRVDIDPLVTTTAPGSETYRTVFITKKDNDKINSLEDLKGTNFAFVDPASSSGYLYPKYELVTKLKLDQAKLEEPDYFFKTVAYSGKHDSSVMGVSKGDYDAAAVAGQVLQSMDDAGLVKKDDLKVIDETQEIPNAAYVIRSELPEELKKKIKDFYLNYDDEEYFKAFYKDGSIRFVEAKDDDYEGVKDIIKVLGIEGE, from the coding sequence ATGAAAAAGAAATTACTTTATGGTTTGGCAGCATTAGTATCAGTAGGATTATTAACAGCATGTGGGTCAAGTTCAGCTGATAGTAAAAAAGAGGATGGTATGCCAGACAAGGTGACGATTGTTACTATGCCAGATGAAAACAATCCAGCAGCTGGTGGTAAAAATGAGAAATTCCAAAAAGATTTAAGTGAAGCAATTGGTCTTCCAGTTGAAATTATGGAAGGTGCGGATTATGCAGTTGGAATTGAAGCCATGAAAAATAAAAAATTAGACGTGCTTCTTGTGTCACCTATGAGTTATTTCCAAGCAAAACAAAGAGTTGATATTGATCCTTTAGTAACAACAACAGCTCCAGGAAGTGAAACATATCGTACAGTGTTTATTACTAAAAAAGATAACGACAAAATTAATTCATTAGAAGATTTGAAAGGAACGAACTTCGCATTTGTTGATCCTGCATCTTCATCAGGATATCTTTATCCAAAATATGAATTAGTAACAAAATTAAAATTAGATCAAGCAAAATTAGAAGAGCCAGATTATTTCTTTAAAACAGTTGCATATTCAGGTAAACATGATTCAAGTGTTATGGGTGTGTCAAAAGGAGATTATGATGCAGCAGCAGTTGCTGGCCAAGTATTACAAAGTATGGATGATGCTGGGTTAGTGAAAAAAGACGACTTAAAAGTAATTGATGAAACACAAGAAATTCCAAATGCAGCATATGTTATTCGCTCAGAATTACCTGAAGAACTAAAGAAAAAAATCAAAGACTTTTATTTAAATTATGATGATGAAGAATATTTTAAAGCATTCTATAAAGATGGATCAATTCGATTTGTTGAGGCAAAAGATGATGATTACGAAGGTGTGAAGGATATTATCAAAGTATTAGGCATAGAAGGGGAGTAA
- a CDS encoding tyrosine-protein phosphatase, translated as MYYQRLPLETTFNTRDLGGIPTKDNNMVAWKKLFRSDDVCRLTDNDVAFLEEYGIGAVIDLRTPKERTGSDYPLERSSVVKNYHIPFVVDESIQDISQSTTSMSLYDFYEHMIHEQKGIVNELFVAVHESRDTGLIFHCAAGKDRTGVMACLLLGLLDVDEKDIIANYETSYTYLSANEALQSPKGYEDLMYSDRKNMEKLLPVITENYGTVYNYLKECGLSDEMLLEIKEAYIQKV; from the coding sequence ATGTACTATCAACGATTACCATTAGAAACAACATTTAATACAAGAGATTTAGGTGGAATTCCAACGAAAGATAATAACATGGTTGCCTGGAAAAAACTTTTTAGAAGTGATGATGTGTGTCGTTTAACAGACAATGACGTTGCTTTTTTAGAAGAGTATGGTATAGGTGCTGTGATTGACTTAAGAACACCAAAAGAAAGAACGGGATCAGATTATCCATTGGAAAGAAGTTCAGTAGTTAAAAACTATCATATTCCATTTGTGGTGGATGAAAGCATTCAAGATATCTCTCAATCAACAACGAGTATGTCATTGTATGACTTTTATGAGCACATGATTCATGAACAAAAAGGGATTGTAAATGAATTATTTGTTGCAGTTCATGAATCAAGAGATACAGGTTTGATATTCCATTGTGCTGCAGGAAAAGACAGAACTGGTGTTATGGCATGTCTATTATTAGGTTTACTAGATGTGGATGAAAAAGATATCATTGCTAACTATGAAACTTCTTATACCTATCTTTCTGCTAATGAGGCATTGCAATCACCAAAAGGTTATGAGGATTTAATGTATTCTGATCGCAAAAATATGGAGAAGTTATTACCTGTTATTACAGAAAATTATGGAACAGTATATAACTATTTAAAAGAATGTGGTTTGTCTGATGAGATGCTTTTAGAAATTAAAGAAGCCTACATTCAAAAAGTTTAA
- a CDS encoding methionine ABC transporter ATP-binding protein: MIELKDISVTFHQPDRQINAVRDVNLTIDKGDIYGIVGFSGAGKSTLVRVINLLQQPTSGEVIIKGENITNLKGKDLRRKRQSIGMIFQHFNLMVSRTIFDNVDFSLKYSGKSKQERKEKVTELLELVGLSDQHDAYPSQLSGGQKQRVAIARALANDPEILLCDEATSALDPKTTLQILSLLKELNKRLNLTIVLITHEMQVVKEICNKVAVMENGEIVEKGDSVTLFSQAEKELTQTFIRTASHIDQALETILNSQSFIDSSNDVWLIELSYIGSQTNEALISQLYSRFQVSANILYGNVEIIQDVPLGSLVVSLSGDIDKRQEAVAYLIAEGVKITIVKVDEPVEVEGVNHYARVN; the protein is encoded by the coding sequence ATGATTGAGTTGAAAGATATATCAGTAACGTTCCATCAACCAGACAGACAAATTAATGCTGTCAGAGATGTAAATTTAACTATAGATAAAGGGGATATATATGGCATTGTCGGTTTTTCTGGTGCAGGAAAAAGCACGTTAGTGAGAGTGATTAATTTATTACAACAACCGACATCGGGTGAGGTCATTATAAAAGGAGAAAACATTACAAATTTAAAGGGAAAGGATTTAAGAAGGAAGAGACAGTCCATTGGGATGATTTTCCAACATTTTAATCTAATGGTAAGTCGTACTATTTTTGATAATGTTGATTTTTCGCTAAAGTATTCAGGAAAATCAAAACAAGAGAGAAAAGAAAAAGTAACAGAATTATTAGAATTAGTTGGTTTATCTGATCAACATGACGCGTATCCAAGCCAATTGTCAGGAGGTCAAAAACAACGTGTTGCTATTGCAAGAGCTTTAGCAAATGACCCAGAAATTCTTTTATGTGATGAAGCAACAAGTGCTCTTGATCCAAAAACAACATTACAGATTTTATCCCTATTAAAAGAATTGAATAAACGGTTAAATTTAACCATTGTACTTATTACCCACGAAATGCAAGTGGTTAAAGAAATATGTAATAAAGTCGCAGTAATGGAAAATGGCGAGATTGTTGAAAAAGGAGACAGTGTCACATTATTTAGCCAAGCGGAAAAAGAATTGACTCAGACATTTATTCGAACAGCTTCACATATTGATCAAGCCCTAGAAACGATACTGAATAGTCAATCCTTTATTGATTCATCCAACGACGTTTGGCTAATTGAATTATCTTATATAGGAAGTCAAACGAATGAAGCGTTAATTTCACAACTGTACAGTCGTTTCCAAGTATCAGCCAATATTCTTTATGGAAATGTTGAAATTATTCAAGATGTCCCATTGGGAAGCTTAGTGGTCAGTTTGTCAGGTGACATAGATAAAAGACAAGAAGCAGTGGCTTATCTTATTGCTGAAGGCGTTAAAATTACAATCGTTAAAGTAGATGAGCCAGTTGAAGTGGAAGGAGTGAATCATTATGCAAGGGTTAATTGA
- a CDS encoding M20 family metallopeptidase: MTRAEQSVMIKNYVKKQLPIYKELALDIHAHPEVSNYEVYSSDVLINQLKKEGFDVTKDVAGHHTGFDARYKSKKDGPTLAFLAEYDALPGIGHACGHNLFGNYSVLAASALKQVVDEVGGEIRVYGTPGEEGGENGSAKGSFVREGFFDDVDAALCVHPAHKYGKTALGLANDPVDIEFFGVASHAAAAPDKGVNALDALIQAFNGINGLRLHLPKDVNIHGIITNGGVAANVVPEYASGRFYLRASNRATLDDVYKKIENVIKGAALATGTDYKFGLFQNGVDDIIVTPAFDEVFVSHFEKIGIPEEEVYSGERQNLGSSDVGNVSQVIPTIQPTVSISNEYIAGHSEEFREAAKSEKGLDSIGIAAELLAETALDLLLDEELLNKIKEEHKEQKIKGN; encoded by the coding sequence ATGACAAGAGCAGAACAATCAGTAATGATAAAAAATTATGTTAAAAAACAACTACCTATATATAAAGAACTAGCATTAGACATACATGCTCATCCGGAAGTCAGTAATTATGAAGTTTACTCATCAGATGTATTAATTAATCAATTAAAAAAAGAAGGATTTGATGTAACAAAAGATGTGGCAGGACATCATACAGGGTTTGATGCACGTTACAAATCTAAAAAAGATGGTCCAACATTAGCATTTTTAGCAGAGTACGATGCTTTACCTGGTATTGGTCATGCTTGTGGGCACAATCTCTTCGGGAATTATTCCGTGCTAGCTGCTAGTGCGTTAAAACAAGTGGTAGATGAAGTTGGTGGAGAAATAAGAGTATATGGAACACCTGGTGAAGAAGGTGGGGAAAATGGGTCAGCTAAAGGTAGTTTTGTAAGGGAAGGATTTTTTGATGATGTTGATGCGGCTCTTTGTGTTCATCCAGCGCATAAATATGGAAAAACAGCATTAGGATTAGCAAATGATCCAGTTGATATTGAATTTTTTGGGGTTGCCTCACATGCTGCAGCTGCTCCTGATAAAGGGGTGAATGCACTTGATGCTTTAATTCAAGCATTTAATGGGATTAATGGTTTGAGGCTTCATTTACCAAAAGACGTGAACATCCATGGTATTATCACGAATGGTGGAGTAGCAGCAAATGTTGTGCCAGAGTACGCTTCGGGTCGATTTTACTTAAGAGCTTCTAACAGAGCAACTTTAGATGATGTTTACAAAAAAATTGAGAATGTGATTAAGGGCGCAGCACTTGCAACAGGTACTGATTATAAATTTGGTTTGTTTCAAAATGGGGTAGATGACATCATTGTGACACCAGCATTTGATGAGGTGTTTGTTAGTCATTTTGAAAAAATTGGTATTCCGGAAGAAGAAGTATACAGTGGTGAAAGGCAGAATCTTGGTTCTTCAGATGTTGGGAATGTGAGCCAAGTTATTCCAACGATTCAACCAACTGTCTCTATATCTAATGAATACATTGCAGGTCACTCTGAAGAATTTAGAGAAGCAGCTAAAAGTGAAAAGGGATTAGATTCTATAGGAATTGCAGCAGAGTTATTAGCTGAAACAGCACTGGATTTATTATTAGATGAAGAGTTACTAAATAAAATAAAAGAAGAACACAAAGAACAAAAAATAAAAGGGAACTAA
- the msrA gene encoding peptide-methionine (S)-S-oxide reductase MsrA: protein MEEKAIFAGGCFWCMVKPFDELPGIIKVVSGYTGGHTVNPTYEEVCSGTTGHTEAVEITFDPSIITYKKLVEIYWHQTDPTDAMGQFVDRGDSYRPVIFYNSEEQYDVATQSKKELEESGKFDQPIVTQIEEAQVFYPAEEYHQDFYKKNRTHYQNYRQASGRDNFIESKW, encoded by the coding sequence ATGGAAGAAAAAGCAATATTTGCTGGAGGGTGCTTTTGGTGTATGGTAAAACCATTTGATGAGTTACCTGGGATTATTAAAGTAGTATCTGGTTACACTGGAGGTCATACAGTCAACCCAACTTATGAGGAAGTTTGTAGTGGGACAACAGGTCATACTGAAGCGGTTGAAATTACATTTGATCCTAGTATTATAACTTATAAGAAATTAGTTGAAATTTATTGGCATCAAACAGATCCAACTGATGCAATGGGACAATTTGTCGACAGAGGAGACTCTTATCGCCCAGTTATTTTTTATAATTCTGAAGAGCAGTATGATGTTGCGACCCAATCAAAAAAAGAATTGGAAGAAAGTGGCAAGTTTGACCAACCAATAGTGACTCAAATAGAAGAAGCTCAAGTATTCTATCCGGCTGAAGAGTATCATCAAGATTTTTACAAAAAAAATAGAACTCATTATCAAAATTATCGACAAGCTTCTGGTCGAGATAATTTTATTGAATCAAAATGGTAA